The sequence TTCACGCGGCCGGCCACTGTGTGTTCTCAGGAGAACGGTGCCAACACCCGACCGGCCACCTGGTCACGAAGGGATTCCGGTCGCGCACACCAGGCTTCGTTGGAAACGGCTCGGCGAAGTAGCAGATGTGCCGGATGTTCCCAGGTGAAACCGATACCGCCGTGCACCTGCACACATGATTCGGCGACGCGCACCGCAGCGCTCAGCGCATGTGCGGCCGCCAGCCGGGCGGCCAATTCCGCTTCCACGTCGGAGTTGTCGAGATCGGCGGCCGCGAGGACCTGATTCCGCGCGCTCTCCGCCTCCACCAGCATGTCCGCGCAGCGGTGGGACACCGCTTGGAACGATCCGATCGTCTGGCCGAACTGTTCTCGCTGCCCCGCCCAGGCGACGGCCATCGCGAGCGCACGGTTGGCGACACCGACCGAATCGGCCGCGATCGCGAGATGCGCGATCCGCTGTGCCTTTTCGATCCCACGGCGGGCCTGCGTTGCGGTCGCGACGACCCGACCGCGGACCCCGTCGAGGGACACCGCGCCGACCGACGACGTGAGATCGACGGCGGCCTGGTGCGTGATCACCGCATCCACGTGGTCGACGACCACCACTGCCGCTTCCCCGGTGTCCGAGGTCCGCGCGACCACCACGAGGACCTGCGCATCGAGCGCGCCGACGACCCGATCCACCACACCGGTGAGCACCCCGTCGCATATCGTGGGAACCGCTCCGTCCACACGCCATCCGGAATCGTCGGCGGGCACCACCACAGCGGAACGAGCACCCGCGATCACCTGCCCAGCCGCGTCGTCGGCGCCGCACGCGAGGAGCAGGGCCAGTGCTGCAACCGTGGGGACCAGCGGAACCGGAGCGAGATGATGAGCCGTTTCCTCGATCGCCGCACACAACAAACGTAGGGAAGCGCCACCCCCGCCGAAGGATTCCGGTGCGGAGAGTCCGGGCAGACCGAAACCGACCAGCGCGTCCCAGAGTTCATCGGTGTCCACGCGATCGCGGAGGATGCGGTCGGTGTCGACGTGAGAACGGACCACGCCTGCGACCGCCTCACGAACGGCCCGCTCGTCGTCCTCTGGCGCGGCGAGCGGGCTGCCCGGCCCCACCGCCGGGTCGTGACGTCCCTCACCGCGGTGCGACGGTAGGCCGAGTACCTTCTCCGCGATGGTGTTCCGCTGGATCTCGGCGGTACCGGCACCGATGGTCGAAGCGCGCGACATCAGGTATCCGTAGGTCCACCGACCACCATCGACCGCACCGGGTGACCGGTTACCGAGCACGGCGCCCGGGCCGGTGAGCCGGAGTGCAAGTCGGTGCAACCGCTGCTCGAACTCGGACTTCACGAGACGATTGATCGAAGCGACACCGCCCGGATCTTCTTGTCGTAGAACCGCGCTCAAGGCACGTGCACTGTTGGTCGCGATGGTACGGACGTCGGTCTCCAGGTCGGCGACCTGTGCCCGCACGAGCGGGTCGTCGCGGTAGCCCTGTTCGACGGCGAGACGCAACACCTGGTCGACGGTCTTGCGGTATCGGAATTCGTCGGCGAGGAAAGCGGTCGCCCGCTCGTGCCCCAGGGACGTCCGCATGATCGACCACCCCTCCCCTTCCTCGCCAACGCGGTTCGCCATCGGCACCTCGACATCGTCGAAGAAGACCTCCGCGAAATGGTGCCCGCCCGCTGCATCCCGCAACGGCCGTACCGTCACGCCCGGCGAGTCCATGGCAATGAGCAGATACGTGATCCCTGCGGTCCCGCGGCCGGGAGATCCCGTGCGCACCAGGGCGAAGATCCAATCGGCCCGGTCGGCCATCGTGGTCCAGATCTTCTGTCCGTTCACCCGGTAGACGTCGCCGTCGGCCACCGCCCGCGTGGACAGAGAAGCAAGATCGCTTCCGGCGCCGGGCTCGGAGAACCCTTGGCACCAGAACTCGTCGGCACGCAGAAGTGGTTCGAGGTGGCGATCCCGCTGCTGCTGTGTTCCGTGGACGATCAGGGTCGGAGCCACGATGAACGACAGACTGCACGGATGTTTCGGGGCCCGGGCCGCAGAGGTCATCCGGTAGTAGTCGAGTTGATCGTCGAGGTCTAGGCCCATACCGCCGGCCGACACCGGCCAACCGGGCGCGGCGAGGCCGGCGTCCACCAGTTCGGACTGCCAGGCCACCGCGGCATCGAATCGCGCCCGGGAGGTGTCCGGCCGGGGACGCCCTGCGTAGTCGTCCAACAGCGATATGAGTCGCGCACGCCAGGGCGCCGCCTCGCCGAGATCAGCACCGGCGGTGAGCCGTGCACTGTCGGTGCTCATGTCAGGATTCTCTCGAGGCCGAACGGCGTCGGCCGTATCGCTCGGTGATGTCGGCGCCACTCGTACGGAACGAGACCGCGGCCTCGGCTTCGAGCGCGAGCGCCTCGGTGACCGACGCACCCGCGCCGTCCTTCAGCAGGCGCAGCATGCGTTGTACGGCGCCAGGGTGGCCGCCTGCGATCGCCTGCGCCACCTCGATCGTCCGTTCCATGAGGCGGTCGTGCGCCACGACCTCGTTCGCCAATCCGATTCGTAGCGCCGTGGCGGCATCGATCGGCTCACCACTCAGGATGATCTGGACGGCAGCGGCCAGGCCGACGGTACGGGGCAGCACAGCGCTGCCACCCCAACCGTTGAGAAGTCCGATCTGCGCATGGGTGTCGGCGAAGACTGCTCGATCCGAACCGATGATGAACGAGCAGTTCACCGCGAGCTCGAACCCACCTGTGTAGCAAGGCCCGTTGACGGCGGCGATGACGGGTTTGGAGATCGCGCGCAGCACTTGGGTCGGGGTGGGGCCCTCGGTTCGGGGTGAGGGACCCGAGAGCGCCTCCGGGAGATCCACCCCGGACGAGAAGGAGCTGCCGGCTCCGGTGATGACCACCACGTGGACATCGGGGTCGGCATCGGCGCGCCACAATTCCTTCTTGATCGCCCGGCGCATGGCCCGATTGATCGCATTCCGGGCTTCCGGACGATTGAGGGTCAGGACGGCCACATGACCGTCCCTCTCCACGAGCAACGGTGGTGTTTCCGGCACGTCTGACGTCGACTCGCCCTGCATCAGTGCGGCCCTTTCGCGGTGACGAGCGACTCTCCGACGATCATCTTCCCCAGTCCGTCGATGACACGCTCGGCCTCCTCTGCACTACGCCGCACCACGTCACCCGCCGTCGGTACGTCGTGGATCAGACCCTGCGCGAGCCCGACCGTCCATATCCCCAGTTCCGGATCGCCTTCGGCGAATACGCGCCGTCCGCGCACGCCGGCGACCATGTCCTTGATGTCCCGGAACCGGCCGCCGCGGGCCAGCACGTCGACGACCTCCTCGCTGACGGTGTTCTTGGCGACTCGCATGCTGTTGCGCAGTTGCCGCATGATGAGCCTGGTGTCGCGCTCCGACGCACCCACGATCAGCTCCTTGATGTTGGGGTGAACCGGACTCTCCTGGGTGCACATGAACCGGGTGCCCATGTTGATCCCGTCAGCGCCGAGGGCGAGCGCCGCGGCAAGCCCCCTCCCATCGGCGAACCCCCCCGATGCGACGAAAGGGATCGAGATGGCCTCCGCGGTCACGGGAATGAGGACCAAGCCCGGTATGTCATCCTCGCCAGGGTGGCCGGCGCATTCGAATCCGTCGATGCTCACTGCGTCGGCACCGATCCGCTCGGCCTTGAGCGCGTGAGTCACACTCGTGCACTTGTGGATCACGGTGATCCCGTGCTCCTTGAGGTGCTCGATATGCTCGGTGGGGTCCGAACCCGCGGTCTCCACCACCCGCACACCCGACTCGATGATCACCCGCCGATACTCGGCGAACGGGGGCGGATTTATCGACAGGGTGAGGGTGATGTTGACCCCGAAAGGCTTGTCGGTCAGAGATTTACAGCGCTCGATCTCTGCAGCCAGATCGTCCGGGGTCGGTTGTGTCAGTGCAGTGATGATGCCGAGCCCGCCGGCATTCGACACGGCGGCCGCCAGCTCGGCGCGACCTACGAACATCATCCCGCCTTGCACGATCGGGTGTTCGATACCGAGCAACTCGGTCAAACGTGTTGTGAGCATCGACAACTCCTGGTACCTGGGCGGTTTCCACCCTTGGATGACGGTGGGCCACGGCACTAGATGCCGATGGCGATCCACTCGGCGGGCAACATATCTAACATAGTTGCCTATGTGCCACCGTGCAACATGCCAACGGCGATCGGGAACCCTCCTGCCACCCTCACGAAGGAAGGCTGACTTATCTGCCCTTGTGTGGCGCTGCGTCGTGACACACCGGACAATGCTGCACAGCAGAGGCCGACGAGTGACACGTCAACCATATGGCCTGGCCACCGTCAATCCTTGGTCCCGCCTGCAGAGACAGTTCGACAAATCCATTCCTGCAGGTGCTCCGATGTGCGATAGTACCGAAACATACATAGTTAGCTAGGTCATCTACCGGAGGACGCATCCGGACCCCCAACACAGGGATTCCGAAATCATCGTTCGCCGGGACCGACTATCCAAAGGAACACCGATGAAACATCTGCGTGGCCTCCGTCCCGCCGGCGTGTTGGCGGCCTCCATCGTGGTCGTCGCGACCGCATTGACCGCCTGCAGCGGGGAGAGCAGCGATTCGGCGACGCAATCAGACGTCGCCGCCCCGCCCGCGTCGTTCCCCGGCAAGGCAGCCACCGGCGGTCCGATCAAGATCGGGTTGATCAACAATGAAGGTGGCCAAGCTATCTCGCAACCGGACAATCGCATGGCCGCAGAGGCTGCGGCCCAGTACGCGAACGAACAACTCGGCGGGATCGGTGGTCACACGATCAAGCTGGTGGAGTGCAAGAATGCCGAGGAACCCACCTCCGCGCGGGATTGTGCGAACCGGATGGTCGAGGAGAAGGTGTCCGCAGTCGTCGTGACCACCACCGGCCAGGGGGATGTGCTGGTACCCATCATCACCGGGGCCGGCATCCCGTACGTCTCCGCTTCGGGCCAGAGCATGCAGGAGCTGACCGCGAACAACTCGTACTTGTGGACCGGAGGCTTCCCGTCGAGCCTGCAGGCCATGGCTGCACACGCCAAGAGCGAGAACATGAAACACGTCACCGCCTTCACCATCGACGTGCCGGCCGCGGTCAACGGGCTCAAGGCCATCGGCGCGCCCGCATTCAAGGCCAACGGGGTCGACCTCCAGATCGTGACCATCCCGCCGGGCACCCCGGATGCCACGCCCCAGGTCAGTGCCGGTCTCGCGGATTCGCCGGAAGGCGTGGTCGTCGTCGGAGAGGGAACCCTCTGCACCGCTGCGCTGAAATCGCTCGGCACGCTCGGCTTCTCGGGGAGAAGATGGGCATCCAGGCATGCGCCACCCCGGATGTCGTCCAGGCAGTCGGCTCGGATATCAACGGCACCAAGATCTTCACCGCTGCCCAGACAACCGGCGACAACCCCGAGGCGACCCTGTATCGCAGTGTCATCGCCAAGTACGCCCCGGACACCGACATCTCGGGCTATGCGTACGTGGGATATCAGGGCGTGCTGGGACTGGTTCGGGCGACGCAGTCGCTCGAGGGGAGCGATACATCTCCCGCTGCGGTGTCCACCGCCATCCGAGGAGCGAAGGATGTCGTCCTGCCGGCCGGCGACGGCCTCACCTTCACCTGTGACGGATCTGCCAGCCCGCAGATGAAGGCGGTGTGTGGCAAGGGATCTGTCGTGGCGACCCTGCAGGACGGCAAGCTCGTCGATGCTCAGATCGTCGGCGGTCAGTAGCCGAGGACCATCCCGCCCACCGATCACGAGGCAATCCGATGACACAAGACATCCAGTTCTTGTTCCTGGGCCTGGGCAACGGCGCCGTCTATGCGGCGCTGGCCCTCGCCCTGGTCATGACCTACCGCAGCTCCGGGGTGGTGAACTTCGCGACCGGCGCCGTCGCGCTCTACATCGCCTACACCTTTGCCTACCTCCGCAACGGCGAGTTCCTGATCCCCATCCCCGGCTTCCCGAAGACGGTCGACCTCGGCGGCGAGCTCGACGTGTTGCCGGCGATGGCGATCTCACTGGCCATCGCCGCCGCGCTCGGCATATTGCTGTACTTCGCCGTGTTCCGGCTGCTGAGGACGGCTCCCGCCACTGCCAAGGCCGTCGCCTCCATCGCCCTCATGCTCGCGATCCAGGCGTTGCTCGCGGCGCGAGTGGGGACCACTCCGGTCTCAGTCGATCCGATCCTGCCGACCGGGATCGTCACGTTCGGTGACATCCGGGTTCCGGTAGACCGCATCTGGTTCGCCGGCATCGTCGTGGTGCTCACCGTGCTGCTGATCATCGCCTTCCGACTCACCCGTTTCGGGCTGGCGACCCGGGCGGCGGCCGAGACCGAGACCGGCGCACTCGTGACCGGCCTGTCCCCCGAGCGGATCGCGTACGCGAACTGGGCTCTGAGCACCATGATCGCGGGACTGTCCGGAATCCTGATCGCACCGATCGTGCCACTGATCCCGGTGTCCTACACGCTGTTCATCGTGCCCGCGTTGGCCGCCGCGCTGGTGGGCAACTTCAGCGCGATCGGACCGGCGGTCGCCGCGGGTCTCGGAATCGGCGTCCTGCAGTCGGAGATGACACACCTGCAGTCGACGATCGACTGGATGCCGCAGTCCGGGATGGCTGAGCTGATCCCGTTGGTGCTCATCCTCGTGTTCCTCGTGTTCCGCGGCAAGCCGCTCCCCACACGCGGCGCGATCATCCAGAACACGCTCGGCGCAGCGCCGCGTCCGAAGAATCCGGTCGTCACCGGGGCGATCTGGACCCTGATCGCCCTCGGCTTCCTGTTGTTCACCCAGGGCAGCTATCGCGGTGCGATCATCATGACGTTCACGCTGGCCATCATCGCGCTCTCGCAGGTCGTCGTGACGGGATTCGCAGGGCAGATCTCGCTGGCACAGTTGACACTCGGCGGCGTCGGCGCGTTCATGCTGAGCAGATTCACCGTGGACATGGGCATCCCGTTCCCGTTCGCCCCGATTCTCGCGGCGCTCGTCGCCACGGTCGTCGGAGTCGTGGTGGGCCTGCCCGCGTTGCGCATCCGCGGCCTACCGGTGGCTGTCGTCACCCTCGGCCTCGCGGTGTTTCTCGAAGCATTCTGGTTCCGTAACAACAAGTTCAACGGTGGCATCGACGGAGCCCACGTCTCCGATCCGTCACTGTTCGGGCTGGACCTCGGGATCGGGTCCGGCGACGCGTATCCGCGCATCGCCTTCGGAGTGGTCTGCCTCGTGGTCCTCGTCGTGACGGCCCTGGCCGTGGTACGGCTACGAACCAGCCGGCTCGGTGCCTCGATGCTCGCCATTCGGGCAAACGAGCGTTCGGCAGCCGCCTCCGGAATCAACGTGTCGCGAACCAAGTTGGTCGCGTTCGCGATCGGCGCATTCATCGCCGGCATCGGCGGATCCCTGATGGCCTATCAACAGACCATGGCGGTACCCGAGGCGTTCACCGCCATCGGCGGCATCGCGATGTTCGCGGTGTGTTACCTCGCCGGCATCACATGTGTCTCCGGGGCAATGCTCGCCGGCATCATGGGCGCCGGCGGCATCCTGTTCGTCTTCCTCGACCGAGTCGCCAACGTCGGCGAGTACTACTCGGTTATCACCGGAATCCTGCTCGTCATCACCGTGATCGCCAATCCCGAGGGCATCATCTCCGACATCTACAAGCGCCTCGGGCAGCTCCGGACCAGACTCGGCAGGTCGTCGGACACCAGTGCACTCAGCACCGATCTCGATGTCGCACTGACGGACGACGAGATCCATCTCGACACGGCGAGCGAAGTCGGTGGCGTCGTCCTGTCGGCACAGGGTGTGGGAGTCCACTACGGAGGGATCACGGCGCTCGACGACGTGTCGCTCGAGGTGCGCGAAGGCGAGATCATCGGCCTCATCGGCCCCAACGGCGCCGGCAAGACGACGTTCATCGACGCGATCAGCGGCTTCGCCGATGCCGACGGCACCGTGTCGCTCGTCGGCAGGCCCCTCGACGGGCTACGCGCATATCAGCGCAGTCGCGCAGGACTCGGCCGGACCTTCCAAGGTATCGACCTGTACGACGACCTGTCGGTCCGCGAGAACGTGTCTGTCGGCTCCACCGCATCCCTGCACCGAGGCTCCGACCGGCCGCCCCTCGACACCGAGCAGATGAACCACTTGTTCGAGGTCTTGCATCTCGACAAGGTCGTCGATCGGCCGGTCCGGGAGCTCTCGCAGGGTCAGCGACAACTCGTGTCGGTTGCCCGTGCGCTGGCGGGACGTCCACGGGTAGTGCTGCTCGACGAACCCGCCGCCGGACTCGACACCACCGAGAGCGCGTGGCTGGGCCACCGGCTCCGCGCGATCCGCGACGCCGGGACCACCATCGTCATGGTCGATCACGACATGGAGCTGGTTCTCGAGGTCTGCGATCGGATCGTGGTCCTCGACCTCGGTAAACGGATCGCGATCGGCACACCCGATGAGGTCCGCAACAACCCGGAGGTCACCCGTGCCTATCTCGGTGCGACCCACAGCGGCAAGGAGGTGAACGCATGACCGCGGCTCTGAGATGCGAAGGTCTGCAGGCCGGCTACGCGAAAGGTCGTCCATGCGTGCGCGATCTGGATCTGGAGGTCCGCCCGGGCGAGGTGCTCGCCCTGCTGGGCCCCAACGGCGCCGGCAAGACGACCGCGCTGCTGACGCTGGCCGGTCTGCTGCCCAGCCTCGGCGGCACCGTCGAGGTGTCGGGAACCGCGGTCAAGTCCGGGCACGCGCGGGCCGCATCGCGGGCGGGACTCGTCCTGGTCCCGGACAACCGGGAACTGTTCACCACGCTGACCGTCGAAGAGAACCTGCGACTCGCGGTGCGCGCT is a genomic window of Gordonia sp. SID5947 containing:
- a CDS encoding nitronate monooxygenase family protein, which codes for MLTTRLTELLGIEHPIVQGGMMFVGRAELAAAVSNAGGLGIITALTQPTPDDLAAEIERCKSLTDKPFGVNITLTLSINPPPFAEYRRVIIESGVRVVETAGSDPTEHIEHLKEHGITVIHKCTSVTHALKAERIGADAVSIDGFECAGHPGEDDIPGLVLIPVTAEAISIPFVASGGFADGRGLAAALALGADGINMGTRFMCTQESPVHPNIKELIVGASERDTRLIMRQLRNSMRVAKNTVSEEVVDVLARGGRFRDIKDMVAGVRGRRVFAEGDPELGIWTVGLAQGLIHDVPTAGDVVRRSAEEAERVIDGLGKMIVGESLVTAKGPH
- a CDS encoding branched-chain amino acid ABC transporter permease/ATP-binding protein, whose product is MTQDIQFLFLGLGNGAVYAALALALVMTYRSSGVVNFATGAVALYIAYTFAYLRNGEFLIPIPGFPKTVDLGGELDVLPAMAISLAIAAALGILLYFAVFRLLRTAPATAKAVASIALMLAIQALLAARVGTTPVSVDPILPTGIVTFGDIRVPVDRIWFAGIVVVLTVLLIIAFRLTRFGLATRAAAETETGALVTGLSPERIAYANWALSTMIAGLSGILIAPIVPLIPVSYTLFIVPALAAALVGNFSAIGPAVAAGLGIGVLQSEMTHLQSTIDWMPQSGMAELIPLVLILVFLVFRGKPLPTRGAIIQNTLGAAPRPKNPVVTGAIWTLIALGFLLFTQGSYRGAIIMTFTLAIIALSQVVVTGFAGQISLAQLTLGGVGAFMLSRFTVDMGIPFPFAPILAALVATVVGVVVGLPALRIRGLPVAVVTLGLAVFLEAFWFRNNKFNGGIDGAHVSDPSLFGLDLGIGSGDAYPRIAFGVVCLVVLVVTALAVVRLRTSRLGASMLAIRANERSAAASGINVSRTKLVAFAIGAFIAGIGGSLMAYQQTMAVPEAFTAIGGIAMFAVCYLAGITCVSGAMLAGIMGAGGILFVFLDRVANVGEYYSVITGILLVITVIANPEGIISDIYKRLGQLRTRLGRSSDTSALSTDLDVALTDDEIHLDTASEVGGVVLSAQGVGVHYGGITALDDVSLEVREGEIIGLIGPNGAGKTTFIDAISGFADADGTVSLVGRPLDGLRAYQRSRAGLGRTFQGIDLYDDLSVRENVSVGSTASLHRGSDRPPLDTEQMNHLFEVLHLDKVVDRPVRELSQGQRQLVSVARALAGRPRVVLLDEPAAGLDTTESAWLGHRLRAIRDAGTTIVMVDHDMELVLEVCDRIVVLDLGKRIAIGTPDEVRNNPEVTRAYLGATHSGKEVNA
- a CDS encoding enoyl-CoA hydratase, encoding MQGESTSDVPETPPLLVERDGHVAVLTLNRPEARNAINRAMRRAIKKELWRADADPDVHVVVITGAGSSFSSGVDLPEALSGPSPRTEGPTPTQVLRAISKPVIAAVNGPCYTGGFELAVNCSFIIGSDRAVFADTHAQIGLLNGWGGSAVLPRTVGLAAAVQIILSGEPIDAATALRIGLANEVVAHDRLMERTIEVAQAIAGGHPGAVQRMLRLLKDGAGASVTEALALEAEAAVSFRTSGADITERYGRRRSASRES
- a CDS encoding acyl-CoA dehydrogenase family protein yields the protein MSTDSARLTAGADLGEAAPWRARLISLLDDYAGRPRPDTSRARFDAAVAWQSELVDAGLAAPGWPVSAGGMGLDLDDQLDYYRMTSAARAPKHPCSLSFIVAPTLIVHGTQQQRDRHLEPLLRADEFWCQGFSEPGAGSDLASLSTRAVADGDVYRVNGQKIWTTMADRADWIFALVRTGSPGRGTAGITYLLIAMDSPGVTVRPLRDAAGGHHFAEVFFDDVEVPMANRVGEEGEGWSIMRTSLGHERATAFLADEFRYRKTVDQVLRLAVEQGYRDDPLVRAQVADLETDVRTIATNSARALSAVLRQEDPGGVASINRLVKSEFEQRLHRLALRLTGPGAVLGNRSPGAVDGGRWTYGYLMSRASTIGAGTAEIQRNTIAEKVLGLPSHRGEGRHDPAVGPGSPLAAPEDDERAVREAVAGVVRSHVDTDRILRDRVDTDELWDALVGFGLPGLSAPESFGGGGASLRLLCAAIEETAHHLAPVPLVPTVAALALLLACGADDAAGQVIAGARSAVVVPADDSGWRVDGAVPTICDGVLTGVVDRVVGALDAQVLVVVARTSDTGEAAVVVVDHVDAVITHQAAVDLTSSVGAVSLDGVRGRVVATATQARRGIEKAQRIAHLAIAADSVGVANRALAMAVAWAGQREQFGQTIGSFQAVSHRCADMLVEAESARNQVLAAADLDNSDVEAELAARLAAAHALSAAVRVAESCVQVHGGIGFTWEHPAHLLLRRAVSNEAWCARPESLRDQVAGRVLAPFS